A genomic stretch from Salarias fasciatus chromosome 18, fSalaFa1.1, whole genome shotgun sequence includes:
- the LOC115405865 gene encoding uncharacterized protein LOC115405865 translates to KCSVLTALEARVTELEERLRRCEGQGSASYSEVAAGLAARSRSERSVSKPSPAACPEQPGQDQDRFVTVRRKASAKHRHVALQEPLHVCNRFSPLSDDTPAELDTLVIGSSIVRDVKLPAVKVRCYPGARVGDIEGNLRLLKQEGRRFRRVVIHAGGNDARRRQSEVLKLQVASVCELAKSMSDAVIFSGPLPNLVNDEMYSRLSSFNCWLSRWSEENGVIFLNNWCTFWGKPGLIRRDGIHPTLDGAALLAH, encoded by the coding sequence aagtgcagtgtattgacagcgctggaggccagggtaaccgagttagaggagcggctgcgcagatgtgaggggcagggcagcgctagctacagcgaggtagcggcagggctcgcagcccgctcccgcagtgagaggagtgttagcaagcctagccccgcagcgtgtcccgagcagccggggcaagaccaggaccggtttgtgacggtccgaaggaaggctagtgctaagcaccgccacgtagcactccaagaaccgcttcacgtctgcaataggttctctcccctcagcgacgacacaccagctgaactggacacgctggtgattggcagctctatagttagagacgtgaagctgccagcggtgaaggttaggtgttacccgggggccagagtgggggacatcgaggggaaccttaggcttttaaaacaggaaggtaggagattccgtcgagtcgtgattcatgcaggcggtaatgatgcccggcggagacaatcagaggtgctcaaattacaagtagcctcggtgtgtgaattggctaagtcgatgtctgatgccgtaatattctctggtcccctgcccaatttggtcaatgatgaaatgtatagccgactttcatcattcaattgctggttgtctagatggagtgaggaaaacggagttatttttctaaacaactggtgcaccttctggggaaagcctgggctcatccgcagggacggcatccacccaactttggatggtgcagcccttttagctcac